In Vigna unguiculata cultivar IT97K-499-35 chromosome 3, ASM411807v1, whole genome shotgun sequence, a single genomic region encodes these proteins:
- the LOC114179077 gene encoding two-pore potassium channel 3-like isoform X2, whose product MEKEPLLPYFSPRKKPLALSPLRPLPEHEDMVHPMTPMEFKDRLIFGPVCATPRDPTPLADALTLPHNSPKCSSSTSQDCASPSRFDSQSQQPSSWLLDPNYSCRKTNLHRSKTAPAMAVISDFNPQSSVPRPQFGSQSVVRQGVILLALYLALGVVIYWFNRNNFSASETHPVVDALYFCIVTMCTIGYGDITPNSTATKLFSILFVLVGFGFIDILLSGMVSYVLDLQESHMLTAVKGRRGEKDGKSYIIDVKKGRMRIRLKVALALGVVVICIGVGVGVMHFVEKLGWLDSFYLSVMSVTTVGYGDHAFKTMHGRIFAAIWLLVSTLAVARAFLYLAEARVDKRHRMMAKWILGQDMTVSEFLAADIDNNGFVREDLDGGHGSTSRENIETMMSQMAK is encoded by the exons ATGGAAAAGGAACCTCTACTCCCATATTTCAGCCCCAGAAAGAAGCCCCTGGCATTGTCACCACTACGTCCCTTGCCAGAGCACGAAGACATGGTTCATCCAATGACCCCCATGGAATTCAAGGACCGTCTCATCTTTGGACCTGTTTGTGCTACCCCAAGGGACCCTACACCTTTGGCTGATGCCTTAACACTCCCCCACAATTCCCCAAAATGTTCCTCTTCTACCTCGCAGGACTGTGCATCGCCTTCACGGTTTGATTCTCAGTCGCAACAACCATCCTCTTGGCTCCTTGACCCCAATTACTCCTGCCGGAAAACAAACCTTCACCGCTCCAAAACCGCGCCGGCCATGGCGGTGATCAGCGATTTCAACCCCCAATCCTCTGTGCCAAGGCCGCAATTTGGCAGCCAGAGTGTTGTGCGCCAGGGTGTGATTCTTCTTGCTCTTTATTTGGCATTAGGGGTTGTCATTTATTGGTTCAATCGTAATAATTTCTCAGCTTCCGAGACTCATCCTGTAGTTGATGCATTGTATTTTTGTATAGTCACAATGTGCACAATAGGATATGGTGACATCACTCCGAATAGCACAGCCACTAAACTTTTCTCTATATTGTTTGTATTGGTGGGGTTTGGATTTATAGACATATTGCTGAGTGGGATGGTTAGCTATGTGCTTGATTTGCAGGAGAGTCATATGTTGACAGCAGTGAAGGGGAGGAGGGGTGAGAAGGATGGAAAGTCTTATATAATTGATGTGAAGAAAGGGAGGATGAGGATCCGTTTGAAGGTAGCGTTGGCGTTGGGAGTTGTGGTGATTTGTATTGGGGTAGGTGTGGGGGTTATGCATTTTGTGGAGAAGCTTGGATGGTTGGACTCTTTTTATCTTTCAGTTATGTCGGTTACTACGGTCGGGTATGGAGACCATGCTTTCAAGACCATGCATGGCCGGATCTTTGCTGCAATTTGGTTGCTCGTGTCAACTCTTGCCGTGGCTCGAGCGTTCCTCTATTTGGCTGAGGCAAGAGTGGATAAGCGGCACAGGATGATGGCGAAGTGGATTCTTGGTCAGGATATGACTGTTTCTGAGTTTCTTGCTGCAGACATAGACAACAATGGCTTTGTGAG GGAAGATTTGGATGGAGGTCATGGGTCAACAAGTAGAGAGAATATTGAAACAATGATGTCACAAATGGCAAAATAG
- the LOC114179077 gene encoding two-pore potassium channel 3-like isoform X1 — translation MEKEPLLPYFSPRKKPLALSPLRPLPEHEDMVHPMTPMEFKDRLIFGPVCATPRDPTPLADALTLPHNSPKCSSSTSQDCASPSRFDSQSQQPSSWLLDPNYSCRKTNLHRSKTAPAMAVISDFNPQSSVPRPQFGSQSVVRQGVILLALYLALGVVIYWFNRNNFSASETHPVVDALYFCIVTMCTIGYGDITPNSTATKLFSILFVLVGFGFIDILLSGMVSYVLDLQESHMLTAVKGRRGEKDGKSYIIDVKKGRMRIRLKVALALGVVVICIGVGVGVMHFVEKLGWLDSFYLSVMSVTTVGYGDHAFKTMHGRIFAAIWLLVSTLAVARAFLYLAEARVDKRHRMMAKWILGQDMTVSEFLAADIDNNGFVSKSEYVIYKLKEMGKVSEKDVMQVSEKFDRLDAGNCGKITLADLMEPHS, via the exons ATGGAAAAGGAACCTCTACTCCCATATTTCAGCCCCAGAAAGAAGCCCCTGGCATTGTCACCACTACGTCCCTTGCCAGAGCACGAAGACATGGTTCATCCAATGACCCCCATGGAATTCAAGGACCGTCTCATCTTTGGACCTGTTTGTGCTACCCCAAGGGACCCTACACCTTTGGCTGATGCCTTAACACTCCCCCACAATTCCCCAAAATGTTCCTCTTCTACCTCGCAGGACTGTGCATCGCCTTCACGGTTTGATTCTCAGTCGCAACAACCATCCTCTTGGCTCCTTGACCCCAATTACTCCTGCCGGAAAACAAACCTTCACCGCTCCAAAACCGCGCCGGCCATGGCGGTGATCAGCGATTTCAACCCCCAATCCTCTGTGCCAAGGCCGCAATTTGGCAGCCAGAGTGTTGTGCGCCAGGGTGTGATTCTTCTTGCTCTTTATTTGGCATTAGGGGTTGTCATTTATTGGTTCAATCGTAATAATTTCTCAGCTTCCGAGACTCATCCTGTAGTTGATGCATTGTATTTTTGTATAGTCACAATGTGCACAATAGGATATGGTGACATCACTCCGAATAGCACAGCCACTAAACTTTTCTCTATATTGTTTGTATTGGTGGGGTTTGGATTTATAGACATATTGCTGAGTGGGATGGTTAGCTATGTGCTTGATTTGCAGGAGAGTCATATGTTGACAGCAGTGAAGGGGAGGAGGGGTGAGAAGGATGGAAAGTCTTATATAATTGATGTGAAGAAAGGGAGGATGAGGATCCGTTTGAAGGTAGCGTTGGCGTTGGGAGTTGTGGTGATTTGTATTGGGGTAGGTGTGGGGGTTATGCATTTTGTGGAGAAGCTTGGATGGTTGGACTCTTTTTATCTTTCAGTTATGTCGGTTACTACGGTCGGGTATGGAGACCATGCTTTCAAGACCATGCATGGCCGGATCTTTGCTGCAATTTGGTTGCTCGTGTCAACTCTTGCCGTGGCTCGAGCGTTCCTCTATTTGGCTGAGGCAAGAGTGGATAAGCGGCACAGGATGATGGCGAAGTGGATTCTTGGTCAGGATATGACTGTTTCTGAGTTTCTTGCTGCAGACATAGACAACAATGGCTTTGTGAG TAAATCAGAATATGTCATATACAAGCTCAAGGAGATGGGAAAAGTATCTGAGAAGGACGTCATGCAGGTTAGTGAGAAGTTTGATAGACTAGATGCTGGCAACTGCGGAAAAATAACCCTTGCTGATCTTATGGAGCCTCATAGTTGA